From the genome of Spinacia oleracea cultivar Varoflay chromosome 2, BTI_SOV_V1, whole genome shotgun sequence, one region includes:
- the LOC110787611 gene encoding multiple C2 domain and transmembrane region protein 6 gives MAKLVVEVLDASDLMPKDGQGSASPYAEVEFEEQRQKTQTKFKDLNPVWNEKLGFEVPDLQNLADKTIEVTVYNDKKSGHGHHKNFLGRVRISGVSVAGTETQASVQRYPLDKRGMFSHIKGDIALKMFLVDDPNYHFSHPPLPLPIKEERRESEAQLPPFEEINPNISSNFGNNYQEEHHHHNNHHNFDDDIKKSKKKEKDKQEVRTFYSVPAKSHTHTHNHNHNYSQEAPPPQAQTHTPQQQSYPKTEFRADFMKAAPPPAMMMQVPGKKPDYELVETRPPVAAHMGYRKGDNIGSTYDLVEQMHYLYASVVKARDLPAMDVTGSLDPYVEVKLGNYKGVTRHLEKNQNPVWNQIFAFSKERLQSNLLEVIVKDKDFGKDDFVGRVMFDLTEVPLRVPPDSPLAPQWYNLEDKKGQRGNRGEVMLAVWMGTQADEAFPEAWHSDAHSISHHNLAHTRSKVYFSPKLYYLRVHVIEAQDLVPSDRGRPPVTQVKVQLGNQLRMTRPSPMQTMNPIWNDELMFVASEPFDEFMILTVEDKVGPGRDEILGRMIIPVRELPHRMETAKFPDPRWFNLHKHSHGDEEGDKKEKMKFASKIHLRLCLEAGYHVLDESTHFSSDLQPSSKHLRKAPIGILELGVLSAKNLLPMKGKEGRLTDPYCVAKYGNKWVRTRTLLDTLAPKWNEQYTWEVFDPCTVITVGVFDNNHVSGNDAKEQRIGKVRIRLSTLETDKIYSHYYPLLVLTPGGLKKHGELQLAVRFTCTAWVNMVAQYGRPLLPKMHYAQPIPVKHIDWLRHQAMQMVAIRLARAEPPLRREVVEYMLDVDIHMFSLRRSKANFFRIMSVLSGISAVCRWFNDVCTWRNPITTCLVHVLFLILVCYPELILPTIFLYLFVIGVWNYRFRPRTPPHMDARISHAEHVHPDELDEEFDTFPTSRPNEVVRMRYDRLRSVAGRVQAVVGDLATQGERAQALLSWRDPRGTAIFIFLSLIFAVFLYVTPFQVIAVLVGLYMLRHPRFRSKMPSVPVNFFKRLPAKSDMLL, from the coding sequence ATGGCTAAGCTGGTGGTGGAGGTGCTAGACGCCTCTGACCTCATGCCAAAAGACGGTCAAGGCTCCGCCAGCCCTTATGCGGAGGTCGAGTTCGAAGAGCAGAGGCAGAAGACACAAACCAAGTTCAAAGACTTGAACCCAGTTTGGAACGAGAAGCTCGGTTTTGAAGTTCCCGACCTGCAGAACCTCGCCGATAAAACCATTGAGGTGACTGTCTATAATGATAAGAAATCCGGACACGGCCATCATAAGAACTTTCTTGGCCGTGTCCGGATTTCTGGGGTTTCCGTTGCTGGAACGGAAACCCAAGCCTCAGTTCAGAGGTACCCACTTGATAAGAGAGGGATGTTCTCTCATATCAAAGGGGATATTGCTTTAAAGATGTTTCTAGTGGATGATCCAAACTATCATTTCTCTCATCCTCCCCTTCCTCTTCCTATcaaggaggagaggagagagagtgaagcTCAACTTCCTCCATTTGAAGAAATCAATCCAAACATTTCCTCTAATTTTGGCAATAATTATCAAGAAGAGCATCATCATCATAATAATCATCATAATTTTGATGATGATATAAAGAAGagtaaaaagaaagagaaagataAACAAGAAGTGAGGACTTTCTACTCAGTTCCAGCTAAAAGCCACACTCACACTCACAACCACAACCACAACTACTCACAAGAAGCTCCACCTCCCCAAGCTCAGACTCATACACCTCAACAACAGTCATATCCCAAGACGGAATTTCGGGCGGATTTCATGAAAGCTGCCCCACCACCCGCCATGATGATGCAGGTTCCAGGGAAGAAGCCTGATTACGAGCTCGTTGAGACTCGGCCACCGGTGGCGGCTCACATGGGTTACAGAAAGGGGGATAACATTGGTAGCACTTATGATCTGGTTGAGCAGATGCATTACTTGTATGCTAGTGTTGTCAAGGCTAGAGATCTGCCTGCGATGGATGTTACAGGGAGTTTAGACCCATATGTGGAAGTGAAGCTTGGTAACTATAAAGGGGTAACTAGGCATCTTGAAAAGAACCAAAACCCTGTTTGGAATCAGATATTTGCATTTTCTAAAGAGAGATTGCAGTCTAATCTGCTTGAAGTTATTGTCAAAGATAAGGATTTTGGAAAGGATGATTTTGTGGGGAGGGTAATGTTTGATTTGACTGAAGTTCCTCTTCGGGTTCCGCCTGATTCGCCATTGGCGCCTCAGTGGTATAACCTGGAGGACAAAAAGGGGCAGAGAGGAAATAGAGGTGAGGTAATGCTGGCTGTGTGGATGGGAACGCAGGCTGATGAAGCATTCCCAGAAGCATGGCATTCTGATGCACATTCCATCAGTCATCATAACCTCGCACACACGAGATCAAAGGTTTATTTTTCCCCAAAATTGTATTACTTGAGAGTTCATGTGATTGAAGCTCAAGATTTGGTGCCATCAGATAGAGGTCGACCTCCGGTGACACAAGTGAAGGTCCAACTAGGGAACCAGCTGAGGATGACAAGACCTTCACCGATGCAAACAATGAACCCGATTTGGAACGATGAGCTCATGTTTGTGGCTTCAGAGCCGTTTGATGAATTCATGATCTTGACTGTGGAGGATAAAGTTGGACCTGGAAGAGATGAGATCCTAGGGAGGATGATTATCCCTGTTAGGGAACTTCCACATAGGATGGAAACAGCTAAGTTTCCTGATCCTCGATGGTTCAACCTCCACAAGCATTCACATGGTGATGAAGAGGGTGacaagaaagagaaaatgaagttTGCTAGCAAAATTCACCTGCGTCTCTGCTTGGAGGCAGGTTACCATGTGTTGGATGAGTCGACTCACTTCAGCAGTGATCTACAGCCATCGTCGAAGCATCTGAGGAAGGCTCCAATTGGAATTTTAGAGCTTGGGGTACTGAGCGCTAAGAATCTATTACCCATGAAAGGGAAAGAGGGGAGATTGACTGATCCGTACTGTGTGGCCAAGTATGGTAACAAATGGGTGCGAACACGAACCCTTCTTGACACTCTTGCACCCAAGTGGAATGAGCAATACACTTGGGAGGTCTTTGATCCCTGCACTGTGATCACTGTTGGAGTGTTTGACAATAATCATGTCAGTGGGAATGATGCAAAGGAGCAAAGAATAGGGAAGGTTAGAATCAGACTATCTACACTAGAAACTGATAAAATATACTCACATTACTACCCTTTACTAGTGCTTACTCCTGGGGGATTGAAGAAGCATGGGGAGCTTCAGTTAGCAGTGAGATTTACTTGCACAGCTTGGGTGAACATGGTTGCACAATATGGAAGACCACTTTTACCCAAAATGCATTATGCGCAGCCCATTCCTGTCAAACACATTGACTGGTTAAGGCACCAAGCTATGCAGATGGTGGCTATCCGATTAGCTCGAGCAGAACCGCCCCTACGTCGAGAGGTTGTGGAATACATGCTTGATGTGGACATCCATATGTTCAGCCTGAGAAGAAGCAAGGCAAATTTCTTCAGAATCATGTCAGTATTATCAGGAATATCAGCTGTTTGCAGATGGTTCAATGACGTCTGCACATGGAGAAACCCTATAACAACATGCCTTGTTCACGTTCTGTTCTTGATATTGGTTTGTTACCCGGAACTCATACTTCCCACTATCTTCCTTTACCTGTTTGTGATCGGGGTTTGGAACTATCGCTTTAGGCCGAGGACTCCACCCCACATGGATGCTCGGATTTCACATGCAGAACATGTCCACCCCGATGAACTTGATGAGGAGTTTGATACATTTCCAACATCCCGACCTAACGAGGTAGTCAGGATGCGGTATGACCGGCTTCGAAGTGTGGCAGGTCGGGTTCAGGCGGTGGTGGGAGATCTGGCAACCCAAGGAGAGAGAGCACAGGCGTTGCTGAGCTGGAGGGATCCAAGAGGAACAGCAATATTCATTTTCCTGTCTCTGATATTTGCAGTATTTCTGTATGTGACTCCCTTCCAGGTGATTGCAGTGCTGGTGGGGCTTTACATGCTTCGGCATCCACGGTTCAGGTCCAAGATGCCTTCTGTCCCAGTCAATTTCTTCAAGAGATTGCCTGCAAAATCTGACATGCTTCTATAA